AACGGCTTAGTAATGGGTGCAGCCCATATTGCCACGGCACCTATCAACGCCAGAAAGAAGGTCGTGGTCTTTCGATGGTTTTTTAGCCAGAGTATTGTTCTGCCGGTGTATTTACCCGGCTCGATTGTGATGTGTATTTTCATAAAGCCTCCTGAATTAGTTAATTTGAATAAGTACAGGTTCCGTAAACACCGTTACCATAAGTGCAGGCACTCCCACCACTGACGACAAAGGCTGAGCTACCGGCTGTGCTCAAATTACCCTTTGCATCGCGAACAATCCATCTAAGAGTCGCGCTCGATGAGATTGTGACGGTAGCAGTTTTCCCCGCGACGACCGTGCCATTGCCTGTGAAATTCGGCGTTGAACCATCGGTGGTATATGCTATCGCATTGCAAGCGACGTTGTCGCTGCACGATAGAGTGACTGTTTGAGCGCTTGAGAACGTGCCGCCCGCATTGTTGGTCGAGGTGGTCGGCACTGTCGCGTCGGCGTAGATTTGGGTGAGAATACTATTATCAACGGAAGTTCCGTCAGATGAGTTAAACCCTGTCGGCGTGCCGCTGCTGTTGGTTGTGACTGCGACGTTG
The sequence above is a segment of the Turneriella parva DSM 21527 genome. Coding sequences within it:
- a CDS encoding chitobiase/beta-hexosaminidase C-terminal domain-containing protein, encoding MRIIIFLALMPLALACRGFEGAFTDASTNAFKPGTTVQLPKAGGGTVPGTMIDMTGDGIADGLDLNGDGVPEILFLSLVAGKWSGLDTNGDGTIDYYLSVDLKGNFYLSTGNPNGNATSGNVAVTTNSSGTPTGFNSSDGTSVDNSILTQIYADATVPTTSTNNAGGTFSSAQTVTLSCSDNVACNAIAYTTDGSTPNFTGNGTVVAGKTATVTISSSATLRWIVRDAKGNLSTAGSSAFVVSGGSACTYGNGVYGTCTYSN